The candidate division KSB1 bacterium genome has a window encoding:
- a CDS encoding phosphoenolpyruvate carboxykinase, which translates to MPPSTASMSKHGLDIHGIKNTNVEYWNLSTPALYEEAMRRREGMIAHLGPLVVRTGHHTGRSPNDKYIVKEPSSEGHIWWGKVNRPFDAEKFENLYQRAISYLQGKDIFVQDCFAGADPRYRLPIRIITETAWHNLFARTMFIPAKPEELAEHKPEFTVINVPRFHAVPETDGTNSEVFILVNFGRKLVLIGGTSYAGEIKKSIFTILNYILPLRDVMSMHCSANIGPNGDTALFFGLSGTGKTTLSADPERRLIGDDEHGWSDHGVFNFEGGCYAKVIRLSKEAEPQIYETTRRFGTILENVTIDPVTRRLDLDDASLTENTRGAYPIDYIPNAEPTGMGGHPKNIVMLTADAFGVMPPIAKLTPEQAMYHFLSGYTAKVAGTEKGLGKEPQATFSTCFGAPFMALHPTVYAKMLKEKIAQHKANCWLVNTGWTGGPFGEGSRMKIAYTRAMVHAALNGSLNKVATEADPIFGLHIPENCPNVPNEVLKPRNTWKDGNAYDERARHLAGLFHKNFEQFANDVTEEVRAAGPKVK; encoded by the coding sequence ATGCCACCGTCAACAGCATCGATGAGCAAACACGGGTTGGACATTCACGGCATTAAAAACACCAACGTCGAATATTGGAATCTCAGCACGCCGGCGTTGTACGAAGAGGCGATGCGCCGGCGCGAGGGCATGATCGCGCATCTCGGGCCGTTGGTGGTGCGCACCGGCCATCACACCGGGCGCTCGCCGAATGACAAATACATCGTCAAGGAGCCGTCGAGTGAAGGGCACATTTGGTGGGGCAAAGTCAACCGGCCGTTCGATGCGGAAAAATTTGAAAACTTGTATCAACGCGCCATTTCGTATTTGCAAGGGAAGGATATCTTCGTGCAGGATTGTTTTGCCGGCGCCGATCCGCGCTATCGCCTGCCGATTCGCATTATCACCGAAACCGCCTGGCACAATCTCTTTGCGCGCACCATGTTTATTCCGGCAAAACCGGAGGAGTTGGCCGAACACAAGCCGGAATTTACCGTGATCAACGTGCCGCGCTTTCACGCCGTACCTGAAACCGACGGCACCAATTCCGAGGTTTTTATTCTCGTCAACTTTGGCCGCAAGCTGGTTTTGATCGGCGGCACCAGCTATGCCGGTGAAATCAAAAAATCCATTTTCACGATTCTCAATTATATTTTGCCGCTGCGCGATGTGATGTCGATGCACTGCTCGGCGAACATCGGCCCGAACGGCGACACGGCGCTGTTCTTCGGCCTTTCCGGAACCGGCAAGACCACGCTGTCGGCGGATCCGGAGCGCCGGCTCATCGGCGACGACGAGCACGGCTGGAGCGATCACGGCGTGTTCAATTTCGAGGGCGGCTGCTACGCCAAAGTAATTCGGCTTTCCAAAGAGGCGGAGCCGCAGATTTACGAAACCACGCGGCGCTTCGGCACCATTTTGGAAAATGTGACGATTGATCCAGTCACGCGGCGGCTCGATCTCGATGACGCTTCGCTGACCGAAAACACTCGCGGTGCCTACCCGATCGATTACATTCCGAATGCCGAACCAACCGGCATGGGCGGCCATCCGAAAAACATCGTCATGCTCACTGCCGATGCCTTTGGCGTGATGCCGCCGATTGCGAAGCTGACGCCGGAGCAGGCGATGTATCATTTTCTCTCCGGCTACACCGCGAAAGTGGCCGGCACGGAGAAGGGCCTCGGCAAAGAGCCGCAAGCCACGTTCAGCACGTGCTTCGGCGCGCCGTTCATGGCGCTGCATCCGACGGTGTACGCCAAAATGCTCAAAGAGAAAATCGCCCAACACAAAGCGAACTGCTGGCTGGTGAACACCGGCTGGACCGGCGGCCCGTTTGGCGAGGGCAGCCGCATGAAAATCGCCTACACCCGCGCGATGGTACACGCCGCGTTGAACGGCAGCTTGAATAAAGTTGCGACCGAGGCCGATCCCATCTTCGGCCTGCACATTCCGGAGAACTGCCCGAACGTACCGAACGAAGTGCTCAAGCCGCGCAACACGTGGAAGGATGGCAACGCTTACGACGAGAGAGCCAGGCATCTCGCCGGATTGTTTCACAAAAATTTCGAGCAATTCGCCAATGATGTGACAGAGGAAGTTCGCGCCGCCGGGCCGAAGGTGAAATGA
- a CDS encoding YdjY domain-containing protein, giving the protein MFWSLLICFSAVITPIQKNALIMPNASTPMIVDSVRQEVRVLATYHPGKFSGFLRFVPNYHLLVWDDGRAARESLFSTPVPDTTLIAAFEKLGATAGNNLTMEAWDKRNDSKHPAPQTRIAGTPVEILVWWKGLPQPQPLAELLDDPGGRGLDFRFGGNKDLIKHWHSGCLVCLYSCPGSKVGNAAYTVRDYATGATKFTPRQDRMPKSNSEVAIIFRLRNGEGR; this is encoded by the coding sequence ATGTTTTGGTCATTGTTGATTTGTTTTTCTGCCGTCATCACCCCAATTCAGAAGAACGCCCTGATAATGCCGAATGCTTCGACGCCGATGATCGTGGACTCGGTGCGGCAGGAAGTGCGTGTTCTGGCGACGTATCATCCGGGCAAATTCAGCGGATTTTTGCGGTTCGTGCCCAATTATCATTTGCTGGTTTGGGATGACGGCCGCGCCGCGCGCGAGTCGTTGTTTTCAACACCGGTGCCCGACACAACTTTGATCGCAGCATTCGAGAAGCTTGGCGCGACCGCCGGAAATAATTTGACGATGGAAGCCTGGGATAAACGCAACGACTCGAAGCATCCGGCGCCGCAAACGCGCATTGCCGGAACGCCGGTAGAGATTCTGGTGTGGTGGAAAGGGCTGCCGCAACCGCAGCCGCTGGCTGAATTGCTCGACGACCCTGGTGGCCGCGGTTTGGATTTCCGCTTCGGCGGGAACAAAGATTTAATCAAGCATTGGCATTCGGGGTGTTTGGTGTGCCTGTATTCCTGTCCCGGCTCGAAAGTGGGCAATGCCGCCTATACCGTTCGTGACTATGCAACCGGCGCAACCAAATTCACCCCGCGCCAGGATCGCATGCCGAAATCCAACAGCGAAGTGGCGATCATCTTTCGGCTGCGAAATGGGGAGGGTCGATGA
- a CDS encoding saccharopine dehydrogenase NADP-binding domain-containing protein, with product MKILAIGGCGAMGKAATRALIEMPIFDRIIIGDINLEAAQAWAQKLGDKRVRAIQVDVTDAESLRRATTGIDLVANLTLYEFNLPIMHACLETRCHYLDLGGLYHVTKKQLALHEQFKAINRLALLGMGASPGMTNVAAAMGAKQLDRVTDIHIRTGTRGGGKGFGYSAKTVLDECTMNAFVFENGEMKEAPPLSGRERYVLPEPVGEVEGFYSIHSELATLPYQYPGIQNVSFRVAFSPRLVNMVETLIDLKLTSPEKFSYKNLDLAPREFLDAHLMRLPKPEELSEFKAFRVEVAGYKNEKPKTLVYEILVPSHVDWGITAGAYWTGVPAAVAAQLIAQGRFLAAGALAPEAAFEPELVFSRLSDYDLKISLVHGSANRNLFEKNFGKNFNVAF from the coding sequence ATGAAAATCCTCGCCATCGGCGGCTGCGGCGCGATGGGCAAAGCCGCGACCCGCGCGCTGATTGAAATGCCCATCTTTGATCGAATCATCATCGGTGACATCAATCTCGAAGCCGCGCAAGCCTGGGCGCAGAAGTTGGGCGACAAAAGAGTTCGCGCGATTCAGGTTGATGTCACGGACGCCGAATCTCTGCGCCGCGCCACAACTGGCATCGATCTTGTCGCCAATCTCACGCTGTATGAGTTTAATCTGCCCATCATGCACGCCTGCCTGGAAACTCGCTGCCATTATCTCGATCTCGGCGGTTTGTATCACGTCACCAAAAAACAATTGGCGTTGCACGAACAATTCAAAGCGATCAACCGGCTGGCGCTGTTGGGCATGGGCGCCTCGCCGGGGATGACGAACGTCGCGGCGGCGATGGGCGCAAAGCAGCTTGATCGAGTCACCGACATTCATATTCGCACGGGCACCAGGGGCGGCGGCAAGGGTTTTGGCTATTCCGCCAAAACCGTGCTCGATGAATGCACGATGAATGCGTTTGTGTTTGAAAACGGCGAGATGAAAGAAGCGCCGCCGCTTTCCGGCCGCGAGCGCTATGTTTTGCCCGAACCCGTCGGTGAAGTTGAAGGGTTTTACTCGATTCATTCCGAGTTGGCCACTCTTCCTTATCAATATCCCGGCATTCAAAATGTAAGCTTTCGCGTGGCCTTCTCGCCGCGGCTCGTCAACATGGTCGAGACGCTGATTGACTTGAAGCTCACGAGTCCGGAAAAATTTTCGTATAAAAATCTCGACCTCGCTCCGCGCGAGTTTCTCGATGCGCATCTGATGCGCCTGCCGAAGCCGGAAGAATTGAGCGAGTTCAAGGCGTTTCGGGTCGAAGTGGCGGGATACAAAAACGAAAAACCCAAAACGCTGGTTTATGAAATTTTGGTGCCATCGCATGTAGATTGGGGCATCACAGCCGGGGCATATTGGACCGGTGTGCCGGCGGCAGTAGCAGCACAATTGATCGCGCAAGGGAGATTTCTCGCCGCAGGAGCTTTGGCGCCGGAGGCGGCGTTTGAGCCGGAACTGGTGTTTTCCAGATTGTCTGATTATGATTTGAAAATCTCACTTGTACACGGATCTGCCAATAGAAACCTTTTTGAAAAGAATTTTGGGAAGAATTTCAACGTCGCTTTTTAA
- a CDS encoding glutamate-1-semialdehyde 2,1-aminomutase, whose translation MTWQEKIIETYKQRTRKSHELHENARELLPLGVTSNFRYYEPYPFFIQRAHGSRMWDVDGNEYIDYSMNFGCQLVGHANPQTLEAIRAQAEHGTLYCAPNQLETKVAAEICKRFRVEMVRFTNSGTESTSHVLRLARHYTKREKIIKFEGAFHGVQDALLVSTKPKLPQIGEEMHPNQIPSSFGIPPAVWQNTLIASFNNIESVKIRFRENPQQIAAVIIEPVMCNAGIITPAPEFLPALKNLCDENGALLIYDEVKTGLKIAPGGACEFYGVQPHLICLAKAIGGGLPLGAFAGTREVMQHVGDAGFYHAGTFAGNPLSLAAGLVTLRDILTPEVYPRLYALSKKLTAGYNAIIAANKLPAHAVHIGALGMIHLLSRPLKNYRDWLQINRAHWQAYWFSMLNRGIIAHPPGHEEQWTISVAHTEKDIEAHLAAFEEVAAELTKYIKQQ comes from the coding sequence ATGACTTGGCAGGAAAAAATAATCGAAACCTACAAGCAGCGCACGCGCAAATCCCATGAGCTTCATGAAAACGCCCGCGAGCTTCTGCCGCTCGGCGTCACCAGCAATTTTCGCTATTACGAGCCGTATCCCTTTTTTATCCAACGCGCGCATGGCAGCCGGATGTGGGACGTTGACGGCAACGAGTACATCGATTACTCGATGAACTTTGGCTGCCAGCTCGTCGGTCACGCCAATCCTCAGACTCTTGAAGCAATTCGGGCGCAGGCCGAGCATGGCACGCTTTACTGCGCGCCAAACCAACTCGAAACCAAAGTCGCCGCGGAAATTTGCAAACGCTTTCGCGTCGAGATGGTTCGGTTCACCAATTCCGGAACCGAGTCGACTTCACATGTTTTGCGATTGGCGCGGCATTATACGAAGCGGGAAAAAATCATCAAATTTGAAGGCGCTTTCCACGGCGTGCAGGATGCGCTGCTCGTCAGCACCAAGCCGAAACTGCCGCAAATCGGCGAGGAAATGCATCCGAATCAAATTCCCTCGTCGTTCGGCATTCCGCCGGCGGTTTGGCAAAACACGCTGATCGCCAGCTTCAACAACATCGAATCGGTGAAAATCCGCTTCCGTGAAAATCCGCAGCAAATCGCCGCGGTGATCATCGAGCCGGTGATGTGCAACGCCGGCATCATCACCCCGGCGCCGGAATTTCTGCCAGCCCTGAAAAATCTTTGCGATGAAAACGGCGCGTTGCTGATTTATGACGAAGTCAAAACCGGTTTGAAAATTGCGCCGGGCGGGGCCTGCGAATTTTACGGCGTGCAGCCGCATCTCATTTGCCTGGCGAAAGCGATTGGCGGCGGGTTGCCGCTCGGCGCCTTTGCCGGCACACGTGAAGTCATGCAGCACGTCGGTGATGCGGGTTTTTATCATGCCGGAACTTTTGCCGGCAATCCGCTTTCACTCGCAGCGGGGCTTGTGACGCTGCGCGATATTCTCACGCCGGAAGTTTATCCGCGTTTGTACGCGTTGAGCAAAAAATTGACCGCCGGTTACAACGCCATTATCGCGGCGAATAAACTGCCGGCACATGCCGTTCATATCGGCGCGCTCGGCATGATCCACCTCCTGTCCCGCCCGCTGAAGAATTATCGCGATTGGCTGCAAATCAACCGCGCGCATTGGCAGGCGTATTGGTTCAGTATGCTCAATCGCGGCATCATCGCGCATCCGCCCGGCCACGAGGAGCAATGGACGATCTCGGTGGCGCACACGGAGAAAGATATTGAGGCGCATCTGGCGGCGTTTGAGGAGGTGGCGGCTGAATTGACAAAATATATAAAACAGCAGTAA